In one window of Escherichia coli DSM 30083 = JCM 1649 = ATCC 11775 DNA:
- the kdsD gene encoding arabinose-5-phosphate isomerase KdsD — MSHVELQPGFDFQQAGKEVLAIERECLAELDQYINQNFTLACEKMFWCKGKVVVMGMGKSGHIGRKMAATFASTGTPSFFVHPGEAAHGDLGMVTPQDVVIAISNSGESSEITALIPVLKRLHVPLICITGRPESSMARAADVHLCVKVAKEACPLGLAPTSSTTATLVMGDALAVALLKARGFTAEDFALSHPGGALGRKLLLRVNDIMHTGDEIPHVKKTASLRDALLEVTRKNLGMTVICDDNMMIEGIFTDGDLRRVFDMGVDVRQLSIADVMTPGGIRVRPGILAVEALNLMQSRHITSVMVADGDHLLGVLHMHDLLRAGVV, encoded by the coding sequence ATGTCGCACGTAGAGTTACAACCGGGTTTTGACTTTCAGCAAGCAGGTAAAGAAGTCCTGGCGATTGAACGTGAATGCCTGGCGGAGCTTGATCAATACATCAATCAGAATTTCACGCTTGCCTGTGAAAAGATGTTCTGGTGTAAAGGGAAAGTTGTCGTCATGGGGATGGGGAAATCGGGGCACATCGGGCGCAAAATGGCAGCAACATTTGCCAGCACCGGTACACCTTCATTTTTCGTCCATCCTGGCGAAGCCGCGCATGGTGATTTAGGCATGGTCACCCCACAGGATGTGGTGATTGCTATCTCTAACTCAGGTGAATCCAGCGAAATCACGGCCTTAATTCCAGTGCTTAAGCGTCTTCACGTACCGTTAATCTGCATCACCGGTCGCCCGGAGAGCAGCATGGCGCGCGCCGCAGATGTGCATCTGTGTGTTAAAGTAGCGAAAGAAGCCTGTCCGTTAGGGCTGGCACCGACCAGCAGCACAACCGCCACGTTGGTTATGGGCGATGCCCTCGCTGTCGCGCTGTTAAAAGCACGCGGCTTTACTGCTGAAGATTTTGCGCTCTCACACCCAGGCGGCGCACTGGGTCGTAAACTTCTGCTGCGCGTAAACGATATTATGCATACGGGCGATGAGATCCCGCATGTTAAGAAAACGGCCAGTCTGCGTGACGCATTGCTGGAAGTTACCCGCAAAAATCTTGGTATGACTGTCATTTGCGATGACAATATGATGATTGAAGGCATCTTTACCGACGGTGATTTACGCCGTGTCTTCGATATGGGCGTGGATGTTCGTCAGTTAAGTATTGCCGATGTGATGACGCCGGGGGGAATACGCGTGCGCCCAGGCATTCTGGCCGTTGAGGCACTGAACTTAATGCAGTCCCGCCATATCACCTCCGTGATGGTTGCCGATGGCGACCATTTACTCGGTGTGTTACATATGCATGATTTACTGCGTGCAGGCGTAGTGTAA
- the mlaF gene encoding phospholipid ABC transporter ATP-binding protein MlaF yields MEQSVANLVDMRDVSFTRGNRCIFDNISLTVPRGKITAIMGPSGIGKTTLLRLIGGQIAPDHGEILFDGENIPAMSRSRLYTVRKRMSMLFQSGALFTDMNVFDNVAYPLREHTQLPAPLLHSTVMMKLEAVGLRGAAKLMPSELSGGMARRAALARAIALEPDLIMFDEPFVGQDPITMGVLVKLISELNSALGVTCVVVSHDVPEVLSIADHAWILADKKIVAHGSAQALQANPDPRVRQFLDGIADGPVPFRYPAGDYHADLLPGS; encoded by the coding sequence ATGGAGCAGTCTGTGGCGAATTTAGTCGATATGCGCGATGTCAGTTTTACGCGTGGCAATCGCTGCATCTTCGATAATATTTCCCTGACCGTGCCGCGAGGGAAGATCACGGCGATCATGGGGCCATCGGGCATCGGTAAAACGACGCTACTCCGTCTGATTGGCGGGCAAATCGCACCAGATCATGGTGAGATTCTTTTCGATGGTGAGAATATTCCGGCGATGTCTCGTTCGCGCCTGTATACAGTGCGCAAACGGATGAGCATGTTATTTCAGTCCGGGGCGTTGTTCACTGATATGAACGTATTTGACAACGTCGCCTATCCACTGCGGGAACATACCCAACTTCCCGCGCCATTGTTGCATAGTACGGTGATGATGAAGCTGGAGGCCGTGGGGCTGCGTGGAGCGGCTAAACTTATGCCTTCTGAACTTTCCGGTGGGATGGCGCGGCGTGCAGCGCTGGCACGTGCGATTGCGCTGGAGCCGGATCTCATCATGTTTGATGAGCCCTTTGTTGGGCAAGATCCCATTACCATGGGCGTGCTGGTGAAGCTGATTTCTGAGCTGAACAGCGCGCTGGGCGTGACTTGTGTGGTGGTTTCTCACGATGTGCCGGAAGTGTTAAGTATTGCGGATCACGCCTGGATCCTGGCGGACAAAAAAATTGTCGCTCATGGCAGTGCCCAGGCGTTGCAGGCGAATCCTGATCCGCGCGTACGTCAGTTTCTGGACGGGATAGCTGACGGGCCTGTTCCGTTCCGCTATCCTGCCGGCGATTATCACGCTGATCTTTTACCAGGGAGTTAA
- the yrbG gene encoding calcium/sodium antiporter: MLLATALLIVGLLLVVYSADRLVFAASILCRTFGIPPLIIGMTVVSIGTSLPEIIVSLAASLHEQRDLAVGTALGSNIINILLILGLAALVRPFTVHSDVLRRELPLMLLVSVVAGSVLYDGQLSRSDGIFLLFLAVLWLLFIVKLARQAERQGTDSLTREQLAELPREGGLPVAFLWLGIALIIMPVATRMVVDNATVLANYFAISELTMGLTAIAIGTSLPELATAIAGVRKGENDIAVGNIIGANIFNIVIVLGLPALITPGEIDPLAYSRDYSVMLLVSIIFALLCWRRSPQPGRGVGVLLTGGFIVWLAMLYWLSPILVE, encoded by the coding sequence ATGCTTTTAGCTACGGCACTGTTAATTGTTGGTTTACTTTTGGTCGTTTACAGTGCCGACCGCCTGGTTTTTGCCGCGTCTATTCTTTGCCGAACCTTTGGCATCCCGCCGTTGATCATCGGCATGACGGTGGTCAGTATTGGTACATCGTTACCAGAAATCATCGTCTCGCTTGCCGCGTCTTTGCACGAACAACGCGATTTAGCCGTTGGTACAGCCCTCGGCTCAAACATTATCAATATATTGCTGATCCTCGGTCTGGCTGCGCTGGTTCGTCCTTTTACCGTCCATTCTGATGTTCTACGCCGTGAATTACCCTTAATGTTGTTGGTCAGCGTGGTGGCCGGTTCCGTACTCTATGACGGACAACTTAGTCGCAGCGATGGTATCTTTCTCCTCTTTCTGGCTGTGCTATGGCTGCTGTTCATTGTTAAACTTGCACGTCAGGCTGAACGTCAGGGGACTGACAGCCTGACCAGAGAGCAGCTTGCAGAGCTGCCGCGTGAAGGTGGATTGCCCGTCGCATTTTTATGGCTCGGCATCGCACTGATCATTATGCCAGTGGCCACGCGGATGGTAGTTGATAACGCCACGGTGCTGGCGAATTACTTTGCCATTAGCGAGTTGACGATGGGTCTGACGGCAATTGCTATCGGAACCAGCCTGCCGGAACTGGCAACCGCAATAGCGGGGGTTCGCAAAGGTGAAAACGACATTGCGGTCGGAAATATCATTGGTGCAAACATTTTTAATATTGTCATCGTGTTGGGTTTACCCGCGCTGATAACGCCAGGAGAGATTGATCCACTGGCGTACAGTCGTGACTACAGCGTGATGTTGCTGGTGAGCATTATTTTTGCGTTGCTGTGCTGGCGGCGCTCCCCGCAACCGGGCCGTGGTGTAGGGGTATTATTAACTGGCGGATTTATCGTATGGCTGGCGATGTTGTACTGGTTATCGCCAATACTCGTTGAATAA
- the mlaE gene encoding lipid asymmetry maintenance ABC transporter permease subunit MlaE has product MLLNALASLGHKGIKTLRTFGRAGLMLFNALVGKPEFRKHAPLLVRQLYNVGVLSMLIIVVSGVFIGMVLGLQGYLVLTTYSAETSLGMLVALSLLRELGPVVAALLFAGRAGSALTAEIGLMRATEQLSSMEMMAVDPLRRVISPRFWAGVISLPLLTVIFVAVGIWGGSLVGVSWKGIDSGFFWSAMQNAVDWRMDLVNCLIKSVVFAITVTWISLFNGYDAIPTSAGISRATTRTVVHSSLAVLGLDFVLTALMFGN; this is encoded by the coding sequence ATGCTGTTAAATGCGCTGGCGTCGCTCGGACATAAAGGGATTAAAACCCTGAGAACGTTCGGGCGGGCCGGGTTAATGTTATTCAATGCGCTGGTCGGCAAACCGGAATTTCGCAAACATGCACCGCTGCTGGTGCGCCAGCTCTATAATGTCGGCGTCCTGTCGATGCTGATTATTGTGGTTTCTGGCGTGTTCATCGGAATGGTGTTGGGGCTGCAAGGTTATCTGGTTCTGACCACTTATAGTGCGGAAACCAGTCTGGGTATGCTGGTGGCGTTATCGCTACTGCGTGAACTGGGGCCGGTGGTTGCCGCGTTGTTGTTTGCCGGGCGTGCTGGTTCGGCGCTAACCGCAGAAATCGGCCTGATGCGCGCTACAGAGCAACTCTCCAGTATGGAGATGATGGCGGTGGATCCGCTGCGTCGGGTTATTTCTCCCCGTTTCTGGGCTGGAGTTATTTCATTACCACTGTTGACGGTTATCTTCGTCGCCGTGGGGATCTGGGGCGGATCGCTGGTCGGCGTCAGTTGGAAAGGCATTGATAGTGGGTTCTTCTGGTCGGCAATGCAAAATGCCGTCGACTGGCGTATGGATCTCGTCAACTGTCTGATTAAGAGCGTGGTGTTCGCCATCACGGTGACGTGGATTTCGTTGTTTAACGGCTACGACGCCATCCCGACGTCTGCCGGGATTAGCCGGGCAACCACTCGCACCGTTGTCCACTCGTCTCTGGCTGTTCTGGGGCTGGATTTTGTGCTGACCGCATTGATGTTTGGGAATTGA